Proteins encoded by one window of Candidatus Zixiibacteriota bacterium:
- the aceK gene encoding bifunctional isocitrate dehydrogenase kinase/phosphatase: MGQDVTSLANILAVLIRDTFDGYCDEFLRITCRARARFERRDWIGEQGRHKDAIRRLELYEAYLQKVSPRILKMLGEQLHDKSVWKAAKKKYLSLFQRRHDIELAETFFNSVTRKVLQTVGVDREIEFFYLEPINRPIKCAEPVYITYPRDTDTRQIIRQILLDLKFKPPFEDLERDVQAVAEEVDLYLWPIAGNNRLDSIDVVRAPFFRNKVAYIVGRINVSDAVIPFVLPLYNVETGIYVDTVLLSVQDVSRVFGFAHSYFHVEVARHDTLIDFLRSILPEKPVAELYISIGYNKHGKTEFYRDLHHFVHESREQFIIAPGKEGAVMLVFTLPDYNFVFKVIKDRPCFLRSDAITNKQSSREEVMSRYELVRGRDRVGRMVDTQDFENLRFRTRRFSRQLLNEFNQAARETVSIDEEFVVIKHLYLQRKVIPLPMYFEQEKDPEAIRHILVDFGYFLKDLTAAGIFPCDLFNIWNYGVTRRRRVVLFDYDDVEPLEQVNFYEKPEPRNDIEILQPEEDRITAMPDDFFVDEMERYSGIPQALKGTFKRVHADLFTVEYWQDMKARMRRGEIIDITPYNLNRRFIRKTQELSPKK; this comes from the coding sequence GTGGGTCAGGATGTAACCAGCCTCGCCAACATCCTGGCAGTTCTGATCAGAGACACCTTTGATGGCTACTGCGACGAATTTCTCCGTATCACCTGCCGGGCTAGAGCACGCTTTGAACGTCGCGACTGGATCGGCGAACAGGGCCGTCATAAAGACGCCATACGCCGCCTCGAGCTATACGAAGCATACCTTCAGAAAGTCTCCCCCCGCATTCTAAAAATGCTCGGCGAACAATTGCACGATAAATCCGTCTGGAAAGCCGCCAAAAAGAAATACCTCTCACTCTTCCAGCGCCGCCACGACATAGAACTCGCCGAAACCTTCTTCAACTCCGTCACCAGAAAGGTGCTTCAAACAGTTGGCGTCGATCGCGAAATCGAGTTCTTTTATCTCGAGCCCATCAACCGGCCCATCAAATGCGCCGAACCTGTCTATATAACTTATCCGCGGGACACTGACACCCGCCAGATCATTCGCCAAATTCTCCTCGACCTCAAATTCAAACCCCCGTTCGAGGATCTGGAGCGAGATGTTCAGGCCGTCGCTGAGGAGGTCGACCTCTACCTCTGGCCGATAGCCGGTAACAATCGTCTGGATTCCATCGATGTCGTCAGGGCGCCGTTTTTCCGCAACAAAGTGGCCTATATCGTCGGACGGATAAATGTCTCCGATGCCGTCATACCTTTCGTGCTGCCGCTGTACAATGTCGAAACCGGCATATATGTCGATACCGTCTTGCTCAGCGTGCAGGATGTCAGCCGTGTTTTCGGCTTCGCCCATTCATACTTCCATGTCGAGGTCGCCCGCCACGACACCCTCATCGACTTCCTCAGATCGATCCTTCCGGAGAAACCGGTTGCGGAGCTCTACATATCGATCGGCTACAACAAACACGGTAAAACCGAGTTCTACCGCGATCTTCATCACTTCGTTCACGAATCAAGGGAACAATTCATCATCGCGCCCGGCAAAGAAGGTGCGGTGATGCTCGTGTTCACACTACCGGACTACAATTTTGTCTTCAAGGTAATCAAGGATCGTCCCTGTTTCCTGAGATCCGATGCCATCACCAACAAACAGAGCAGCCGCGAAGAAGTCATGTCCCGATACGAACTGGTCCGCGGCCGTGACAGAGTGGGTCGAATGGTCGACACGCAGGATTTCGAGAACCTTCGCTTCAGAACCAGGCGCTTTTCGCGCCAACTTCTGAACGAGTTCAACCAGGCCGCCAGGGAAACGGTCAGCATCGACGAGGAATTTGTCGTTATCAAACACCTCTACCTGCAGCGCAAAGTGATCCCCCTTCCGATGTATTTCGAGCAGGAAAAAGACCCCGAGGCTATCCGCCACATTCTCGTCGACTTCGGCTACTTCCTCAAGGACCTCACCGCCGCCGGAATTTTCCCCTGCGACTTGTTCAATATCTGGAATTACGGCGTCACCCGCCGTCGCCGGGTGGTATTGTTTGACTACGATGATGTCGAGCCGCTGGAGCAGGTGAATTTCTACGAAAAGCCCGAGCCACGCAACGATATCGAAATTCTCCAGCCCGAAGAAGACCGAATCACCGCCATGCCTGATGACTTCTTTGTCGATGAAATGGAACGTTATTCCGGCATTCCCCAGGCTCTTAAAGGAACCTTCAAACGAGTCCACGCCGACCTGTTTACGGTCGAGTACTGGCAGGACATGAAGGCGAGGATGCGACGGGGCGAAATAATCGATATTACCCCATACAATCTCAATCGTCGGTTCATCCGTAAAACCCAAGAGCTGAGCCCTAAGAAGTAG
- a CDS encoding protein-L-isoaspartate(D-aspartate) O-methyltransferase, translated as MMLFKSKDTANIDFARLREEMVERQIARRDVRDKAVLDAMRTVPRHLFVPPELRHEAYDDGPLPIGHGQTISQPYIVASMTEHMELTHKSKVLEIGTGSGYQAAVLAEIAREVYTVEIVPSLLNQAQELFKQLHYRNIHAKVADGSLGWPENGPYDAIILTAAAPRIPEALIGQLAPDGVMVLPIREEYDDAQDLIKLRRTPEGLKRVSLYAVRFVPMRGDIERHGNA; from the coding sequence ATGATGTTATTCAAAAGTAAAGACACAGCCAATATTGACTTCGCCCGGCTTCGCGAAGAAATGGTCGAACGTCAGATTGCCCGACGCGATGTTCGCGATAAAGCCGTGCTCGATGCCATGCGTACCGTCCCACGCCACCTTTTTGTACCACCCGAATTGCGGCACGAAGCCTATGATGACGGCCCGCTACCGATCGGACACGGCCAGACGATCTCACAACCATATATTGTGGCTTCCATGACTGAACATATGGAACTAACGCACAAGAGCAAAGTGCTCGAAATTGGTACCGGCAGCGGCTACCAGGCGGCGGTGCTTGCCGAAATTGCCCGCGAGGTGTATACCGTCGAAATCGTACCATCGCTGCTGAATCAGGCTCAGGAGCTGTTTAAGCAGCTCCATTATCGCAATATCCACGCCAAGGTCGCTGATGGCTCCCTTGGATGGCCGGAAAACGGGCCATACGATGCTATCATCCTCACCGCTGCCGCGCCGAGAATCCCCGAAGCCCTCATCGGCCAACTGGCTCCCGACGGAGTCATGGTCCTGCCGATCCGTGAAGAATACGATGATGCTCAGGATCTTATCAAGCTCCGTCGCACCCCGGAGGGTCTCAAGCGAGTCTCCCTCTATGCGGTTCGGTTTGTCCCCATGCGCGGCGATATCGAACGCCACGGCAACGCCTGA
- a CDS encoding EVE domain-containing protein yields MVRKYWLFKNEPDCFSIDDLEKAPDQTTQWEGVRNYQARNFLRDEVKVGDAVLYYHSNAKPTGIVGVCEVVRAGYPDPTAMDPESEYFDPKASREDPRWYMVDVKLCRRLKGTITLATLKKTPGLENMMVTQKGSRLSIQPVRLEEWKLIMKLTIGL; encoded by the coding sequence ATGGTCAGGAAATACTGGCTTTTTAAGAACGAGCCGGACTGTTTTTCGATCGATGATCTGGAGAAAGCGCCAGATCAGACCACGCAGTGGGAGGGGGTACGCAATTATCAGGCACGGAATTTCCTTCGCGACGAAGTCAAAGTGGGTGATGCTGTGCTCTATTATCACAGCAACGCCAAACCGACCGGTATCGTAGGCGTCTGTGAGGTGGTGCGAGCCGGTTATCCCGATCCGACCGCTATGGACCCCGAGAGTGAGTATTTTGACCCGAAGGCGTCGAGGGAGGATCCGAGGTGGTATATGGTAGATGTCAAACTCTGCCGAAGGCTCAAGGGGACAATTACCCTCGCTACTCTGAAGAAGACCCCCGGGCTTGAGAATATGATGGTTACTCAGAAAGGGAGCAGGCTTTCGATACAGCCGGTTAGACTTGAGGAGTGGAAGCTTATCATGAAGTTGACCATAGGCTTGTAG
- a CDS encoding T9SS C-terminal target domain-containing protein, which yields MIRVILTSLFVLMVPALAFGQISDDGKPVVIITDADIAGSTTWTSGNVYQLSGFCFVEDGEVLTIEPGTIIKAEDGLGSDATALIVARGGQIFAEGTAELPIIFTSIHDDLDNPYDIPFDPVSGRGRWGGVILLGNAVVGDYEVTNEIEGLPAGDPRAQYGGTDDNDNSGILRYVSIRHGGTELEAANEINGLTMGAIGRGTTISHVEVFFNLDDGFEWFGGCPNTDHLIAAFCGDDCFDYDQGFRGTGQFWFAIETTVDGDCGGEHDGGTENNVAAQPFATPLVSNVTYFGRGAENGGQRTFTIRDNAGCGYFNSIFADHGTYGLNIEVSDGEPTDSWDRFLQGQLVFRNNVWWEFGYGNTPLAICNNNVTVVDAFFTSGWNYAANPNIVSIDRGTNGLLDPRPLDLAGAAWTGWINPTDPAYGFNPPPDADGYPDAIDISWPTFQAVDYAGAFDPDVPMPSAWTAGWSALDFYGVLSQEASCCRLSGDINHDGFVDPLDVTYFVNFLWKAGPEMPCIDEGDVDGSDFTDPLDLTYLVNYIWKAGSAPVTCN from the coding sequence GTGATACGCGTTATACTCACATCTCTTTTTGTCCTGATGGTGCCGGCCCTGGCCTTCGGCCAGATATCCGACGACGGCAAACCGGTGGTTATCATCACCGACGCCGATATCGCCGGCAGCACCACCTGGACATCAGGTAACGTCTATCAGCTGTCGGGATTCTGCTTCGTCGAAGACGGCGAAGTCCTCACCATAGAACCCGGTACTATCATTAAGGCTGAAGATGGGCTCGGTTCCGATGCCACGGCTCTGATCGTCGCCCGCGGCGGCCAGATTTTTGCCGAAGGCACGGCGGAACTGCCGATCATCTTCACTTCCATTCACGATGATCTCGATAACCCCTACGATATTCCGTTTGATCCGGTTAGCGGTCGCGGTCGCTGGGGTGGCGTTATCCTGCTGGGTAATGCTGTTGTCGGCGATTATGAAGTTACCAACGAAATCGAAGGTCTGCCGGCCGGCGATCCTCGGGCCCAGTATGGCGGCACCGATGATAACGACAATTCCGGTATCCTTCGCTACGTTTCGATCCGCCACGGCGGGACGGAACTCGAAGCTGCCAACGAGATCAACGGTCTGACCATGGGCGCGATCGGCCGCGGCACCACTATAAGCCACGTCGAAGTGTTCTTCAACCTCGACGATGGTTTCGAATGGTTCGGCGGCTGCCCGAACACCGACCACCTCATCGCTGCCTTCTGCGGCGATGACTGCTTCGACTATGACCAGGGCTTCCGTGGCACCGGTCAGTTCTGGTTTGCCATTGAAACCACTGTCGATGGCGACTGCGGTGGCGAACACGACGGTGGCACCGAAAATAACGTTGCCGCTCAGCCCTTTGCCACTCCGCTGGTATCCAACGTCACTTATTTTGGACGCGGCGCCGAAAACGGCGGACAGCGCACTTTCACCATCCGTGACAACGCCGGCTGTGGTTATTTCAACAGCATTTTCGCCGACCACGGCACCTACGGTCTCAACATTGAGGTTTCCGATGGCGAACCGACCGACAGTTGGGATCGCTTCCTGCAGGGACAGCTCGTTTTCAGAAACAACGTATGGTGGGAATTCGGCTACGGTAATACCCCTCTGGCAATCTGCAACAACAACGTCACAGTAGTTGATGCCTTCTTCACCAGCGGATGGAACTACGCCGCCAATCCGAACATCGTCAGCATCGACCGCGGCACCAACGGTCTGTTGGATCCCCGCCCGCTCGATCTCGCGGGCGCCGCTTGGACCGGTTGGATTAACCCCACCGACCCGGCTTACGGATTCAACCCCCCTCCGGACGCCGATGGCTACCCGGATGCTATTGATATTTCCTGGCCGACTTTCCAGGCCGTTGACTACGCCGGCGCTTTCGATCCCGATGTGCCGATGCCGTCAGCCTGGACCGCTGGCTGGTCAGCGCTCGACTTCTATGGCGTACTCAGCCAGGAGGCCAGTTGCTGCCGTTTGAGCGGCGACATTAACCACGATGGTTTCGTTGACCCGCTCGATGTTACCTACTTCGTCAACTTCCTGTGGAAGGCCGGCCCCGAAATGCCGTGTATCGATGAAGGCGACGTTGACGGTAGCGATTTTACCGACCCGCTTGACCTTACCTACCTGGTGAACTACATCTGGAAGGCTGGTTCTGCTCCGGTCACCTGTAACTGA